The following proteins are co-located in the Dromiciops gliroides isolate mDroGli1 chromosome 2, mDroGli1.pri, whole genome shotgun sequence genome:
- the CCPG1 gene encoding cell cycle progression protein 1 isoform X1 yields MSENSSDSDSSCGWTVINHEGSDIETVNSENGVANESPEFASEEYTALVQVEHQELPLDQEGNREGGTMLMGETTYLALEEANSVLETEREKSPDDNVYFGAISDDSDIVTLEPPKLEEIGAQEEVIIVKDIQGPEDFNLGSSSSSQYTFCQPDTVTKERWWEKLWKIPEYIRGWDDQLKHHVPSQLFQVFPSRPTDDESSSDETSHQPSPAMRRRRARKKTVSCSESEDRPPNEHESDSLREQVHQRHFSSGLNKCIILALVIAISMGFGHFYGKPAGTIQIQKRQELVRKIHAEELSDMKDYLYQCQQEQGSSGDKSLRENLASCLRLTEVEKIAFETQKKSLATENHHLRLSLEKEEKALSSLQEELRKLREQIRNLEDKETSTELIVSENQKLKQHLEEEKRKTHSFLSQKETLLAEAQMLRKELEKERQTTIALREELDLLSSKQSSGDADSPSTLTENKEIEILRGRLAELEWKLTFEQQRSDLWERLYVEAKDQNGRQENSEKNKSSKGTNKAKKSKDTLFGSVKETFDAMKNSTKEFVRHHKEKIKQAKEAVKENLKKFSDSVKSTFSHFKDTTKNIFDEKGNKKFGDKRDEATKKAKTVYREYLHPQPRPPSKNTHHKSPDHKRSGRKQKSVQFETFGKNTNSQKCSMSQDSVRNYHFLKNPSDLFECGHQEKPPVQFETFGKNTNSQKGTTDKDCVKNHRLTKGCSGVFECAHQEFVSLFNRVLDPVRIDEFNQLMQRYVQQEVNDFHHWGELQQFINKFFHNSVFIHDQMLFTDFVNDVKDYLEDMKEYQVDNHGVFEDLDDYIYRHFFGDTFSPQYGPSRPDKKHRMVNIENSRHRKQEQKYPQPQHYKREGKWHKHGRSNGRHTANLEIELGQLPFDPKY; encoded by the exons ATGTCTGAAAACTCCAGTGACAGTGATTCATCTTGTGGTTGGACTGTCATCAATCATGAG GGGTCTGATATAGAGACAGTGAATTCTGAAAATGGTGTAGCAAATGAAAGCCCTGAGTTTGCATCAGAAGAGTACACAGCTTTAGTGCAAGTAGAACATCAGGAACTGCCTTTAGATCAAGAAG GAAATAGAGAAGGTGGTACAATGTTAATGGGAGAAACTACTTATCTAGCTTTGGAAGAAGCCAACTCAGTCCTTGAG acagagagagaaaaatcacCTGATGACAATGTCTATTTTGGGGCTATCAGTGATGATTCTGACATCGTTACCCTTGAACCACCTAAGTTAGAAGAAATTGGAGCACAAGAAGAAGTCATAATTGTTAAGGACATTCAGGGTCCTGAAGATTTTAACTTAGGCTCTTCCTCTAGTAGCCAGTATACATTCTGTCAGCCAGATACTG tcACAAAAGAAAGGTGgtgggagaagctgtggaagaTTCCAGAGTACATAAGGGGATGGGATGATCAACTGAAACACCACGTTCCGAGCCAACTCTTTCAAG tatttccaTCTCGGCCTACTGACGATGAATCAAGTAGCGATGAAACAAGTCATCAACCCAGTCCTGCAATGAGAAGACGACGTGCTAGAAAGAAGACAGTTTCTTGTTCAGAATCTGAGGATAGACCACCTAATGAACACGAATCTGATTCTCTCAGGGAACAGGTGCATCAACGCCACTTCAGTAGCGGCCTCAACAAGTGCATTATACTAGCTTTGGTGATTGCAATCAGCATGGGTTTTGGACATTTCTATG GTAAACCTGCAG GTACCATTCAGATTCAAAAACGTCAAGAACTAGTCAGAAAGATACATGCCGAAGAATTGAGTGATATGAAGGATTATCTTTACCAGTGTCAGCAAGAACAAGGGTCTTCTGGTGATAAG tcACTGAGAGAAAATCTTGCATCATGTTTGAGACTTACTGAGGTAGAGAAGATAGCCTTTGAAACACAGAAGAAAAGCCTTGCTACAGAAAACCACCATTTAAGACTGTctctggagaaggaagaaaaagctttgTCCTCCTTACAGGaagagttaaggaaactaagggaaCAGATTCGGAATTTGGAAGATAAAGAAACAAGTACTGAATTGATAGTTTCTGAAAATCAAAAACTTAAACAGCATTTAGAAGAGGAAAAGCGAAAGACTCATAGCTTTCTCAGTCAGAAGGAGACCCTGTTGGCAGAAGCACAGATGCTAAGGAAGGAACTAGAAAAAGAACGACAAACAACCATTGCCTTAAGGGAAGAACTGGATCTTTTAAGCAGTAAGCAGTCATCCGGTGATGCAGACTCTCCCAGTACATTGActgaaaataaggaaatagaaattttACGAGGAAGACTAGCAGAGTTGGAATGGAAGCTAACCTTTGAACAACAACGATCTGATTTGTGGGAAAGATTATATGTTGAAGCAAAAGATCAAAATGGAAGACaagaaaacagtgaaaaaaataaaagtagcaaGGGTACTAACAAGGCTAAGAAGTCTAAAGATACCTTGTTTGGTTCAGTTAAGGAAACTTTTGATGCCATGAAGAATTCAACAAAGGAGTTTGTAAGGCACCATAAAGAAAAGATTAAACAGGCTAAAGAAGCTGTTaaggaaaacttaaaaaaattttcagattCTGTTAAGTCTACCTTCAGCCATTTCAAAGATACCACCAAAAATATCTTTGATGAAAAGGGCAATAAAAAATTTGGAGATAAAAGAGATGAAGCAACTAAAAAAGCCAAAACTGTTTATCGTGAATATTTGCATCCTCAACCTAGACCGCCTTCCAAAAACACACATCATAAAAGTCCTGATCATAAAAGATCAGGAAGAAAACAGAAGTCAGTACAGTTTGAAACATTTGGGAAGAACACAAATTCACAGAAATGCAGCATGAGCCAAGACTCAGTAAGaaattaccattttttaaaaaacccttctgATTTGTTTGAATGTGGTCATCAGGAAAAGCCACCAGTTCAGTTTGAAACCTTTGGTAAAAACACAAACTCCCAGAAAGGCACCACTGACAAAGACTGTGTGAAAAATCATCGTCTAACAAAAGGCTGTTCTGGTGTTTTTGAATGTGCTCATCAGGAATTTGTTAGCCTTTTCAACAGAGTATTAGACCCTGTAAGAATAGATGAATTTAATCAGTTAATGCAAAGATATGTACAGCAAGAAGTAAATGACTTCCATCATTGGGGAGAACTTCAGCAGTTCATCAATAAGTTTTTCCATAACAGTGTCTTTATTCATGATCAGATGTTATTCACTGACTTTGTTAATGATGTTAAAGATTATCTTGAAGACATGAAGGAATATCAAGTAGATAATCATGGAGTATTTGAGGATTTGGATGACTATATATATAGACATTTCTTTGGTGACACATTTTCCCCTCAGTATGGACCCAG TCGCCCTGATAAAAAGCATCGTATGGTTAATATTGAAAACTCCAGGCATCGAAAACAAGAGCAGAAGTACCCTCAGCCACAGCATTATAAGAGGGAAGGTAAATGGCATAAACATGGTCGAAGTAATGGAAGACACACGGCAAACCTTGAAATAGAATTGGGGCAGTTACCTTTTGACCCAAAATATTGA
- the CCPG1 gene encoding cell cycle progression protein 1 isoform X3 has translation MSENSSDSDSSCGWTVINHEGSDIETVNSENGVANESPEFASEEYTALVQVEHQELPLDQEGNREGGTMLMGETTYLALEEANSVLETEREKSPDDNVYFGAISDDSDIVTLEPPKLEEIGAQEEVIIVKDIQGPEDFNLGSSSSSQYTFCQPDTVFPSRPTDDESSSDETSHQPSPAMRRRRARKKTVSCSESEDRPPNEHESDSLREQVHQRHFSSGLNKCIILALVIAISMGFGHFYGKPAGTIQIQKRQELVRKIHAEELSDMKDYLYQCQQEQGSSGDKSLRENLASCLRLTEVEKIAFETQKKSLATENHHLRLSLEKEEKALSSLQEELRKLREQIRNLEDKETSTELIVSENQKLKQHLEEEKRKTHSFLSQKETLLAEAQMLRKELEKERQTTIALREELDLLSSKQSSGDADSPSTLTENKEIEILRGRLAELEWKLTFEQQRSDLWERLYVEAKDQNGRQENSEKNKSSKGTNKAKKSKDTLFGSVKETFDAMKNSTKEFVRHHKEKIKQAKEAVKENLKKFSDSVKSTFSHFKDTTKNIFDEKGNKKFGDKRDEATKKAKTVYREYLHPQPRPPSKNTHHKSPDHKRSGRKQKSVQFETFGKNTNSQKCSMSQDSVRNYHFLKNPSDLFECGHQEKPPVQFETFGKNTNSQKGTTDKDCVKNHRLTKGCSGVFECAHQEFVSLFNRVLDPVRIDEFNQLMQRYVQQEVNDFHHWGELQQFINKFFHNSVFIHDQMLFTDFVNDVKDYLEDMKEYQVDNHGVFEDLDDYIYRHFFGDTFSPQYGPSRPDKKHRMVNIENSRHRKQEQKYPQPQHYKREGKWHKHGRSNGRHTANLEIELGQLPFDPKY, from the exons ATGTCTGAAAACTCCAGTGACAGTGATTCATCTTGTGGTTGGACTGTCATCAATCATGAG GGGTCTGATATAGAGACAGTGAATTCTGAAAATGGTGTAGCAAATGAAAGCCCTGAGTTTGCATCAGAAGAGTACACAGCTTTAGTGCAAGTAGAACATCAGGAACTGCCTTTAGATCAAGAAG GAAATAGAGAAGGTGGTACAATGTTAATGGGAGAAACTACTTATCTAGCTTTGGAAGAAGCCAACTCAGTCCTTGAG acagagagagaaaaatcacCTGATGACAATGTCTATTTTGGGGCTATCAGTGATGATTCTGACATCGTTACCCTTGAACCACCTAAGTTAGAAGAAATTGGAGCACAAGAAGAAGTCATAATTGTTAAGGACATTCAGGGTCCTGAAGATTTTAACTTAGGCTCTTCCTCTAGTAGCCAGTATACATTCTGTCAGCCAGATACTG tatttccaTCTCGGCCTACTGACGATGAATCAAGTAGCGATGAAACAAGTCATCAACCCAGTCCTGCAATGAGAAGACGACGTGCTAGAAAGAAGACAGTTTCTTGTTCAGAATCTGAGGATAGACCACCTAATGAACACGAATCTGATTCTCTCAGGGAACAGGTGCATCAACGCCACTTCAGTAGCGGCCTCAACAAGTGCATTATACTAGCTTTGGTGATTGCAATCAGCATGGGTTTTGGACATTTCTATG GTAAACCTGCAG GTACCATTCAGATTCAAAAACGTCAAGAACTAGTCAGAAAGATACATGCCGAAGAATTGAGTGATATGAAGGATTATCTTTACCAGTGTCAGCAAGAACAAGGGTCTTCTGGTGATAAG tcACTGAGAGAAAATCTTGCATCATGTTTGAGACTTACTGAGGTAGAGAAGATAGCCTTTGAAACACAGAAGAAAAGCCTTGCTACAGAAAACCACCATTTAAGACTGTctctggagaaggaagaaaaagctttgTCCTCCTTACAGGaagagttaaggaaactaagggaaCAGATTCGGAATTTGGAAGATAAAGAAACAAGTACTGAATTGATAGTTTCTGAAAATCAAAAACTTAAACAGCATTTAGAAGAGGAAAAGCGAAAGACTCATAGCTTTCTCAGTCAGAAGGAGACCCTGTTGGCAGAAGCACAGATGCTAAGGAAGGAACTAGAAAAAGAACGACAAACAACCATTGCCTTAAGGGAAGAACTGGATCTTTTAAGCAGTAAGCAGTCATCCGGTGATGCAGACTCTCCCAGTACATTGActgaaaataaggaaatagaaattttACGAGGAAGACTAGCAGAGTTGGAATGGAAGCTAACCTTTGAACAACAACGATCTGATTTGTGGGAAAGATTATATGTTGAAGCAAAAGATCAAAATGGAAGACaagaaaacagtgaaaaaaataaaagtagcaaGGGTACTAACAAGGCTAAGAAGTCTAAAGATACCTTGTTTGGTTCAGTTAAGGAAACTTTTGATGCCATGAAGAATTCAACAAAGGAGTTTGTAAGGCACCATAAAGAAAAGATTAAACAGGCTAAAGAAGCTGTTaaggaaaacttaaaaaaattttcagattCTGTTAAGTCTACCTTCAGCCATTTCAAAGATACCACCAAAAATATCTTTGATGAAAAGGGCAATAAAAAATTTGGAGATAAAAGAGATGAAGCAACTAAAAAAGCCAAAACTGTTTATCGTGAATATTTGCATCCTCAACCTAGACCGCCTTCCAAAAACACACATCATAAAAGTCCTGATCATAAAAGATCAGGAAGAAAACAGAAGTCAGTACAGTTTGAAACATTTGGGAAGAACACAAATTCACAGAAATGCAGCATGAGCCAAGACTCAGTAAGaaattaccattttttaaaaaacccttctgATTTGTTTGAATGTGGTCATCAGGAAAAGCCACCAGTTCAGTTTGAAACCTTTGGTAAAAACACAAACTCCCAGAAAGGCACCACTGACAAAGACTGTGTGAAAAATCATCGTCTAACAAAAGGCTGTTCTGGTGTTTTTGAATGTGCTCATCAGGAATTTGTTAGCCTTTTCAACAGAGTATTAGACCCTGTAAGAATAGATGAATTTAATCAGTTAATGCAAAGATATGTACAGCAAGAAGTAAATGACTTCCATCATTGGGGAGAACTTCAGCAGTTCATCAATAAGTTTTTCCATAACAGTGTCTTTATTCATGATCAGATGTTATTCACTGACTTTGTTAATGATGTTAAAGATTATCTTGAAGACATGAAGGAATATCAAGTAGATAATCATGGAGTATTTGAGGATTTGGATGACTATATATATAGACATTTCTTTGGTGACACATTTTCCCCTCAGTATGGACCCAG TCGCCCTGATAAAAAGCATCGTATGGTTAATATTGAAAACTCCAGGCATCGAAAACAAGAGCAGAAGTACCCTCAGCCACAGCATTATAAGAGGGAAGGTAAATGGCATAAACATGGTCGAAGTAATGGAAGACACACGGCAAACCTTGAAATAGAATTGGGGCAGTTACCTTTTGACCCAAAATATTGA
- the CCPG1 gene encoding cell cycle progression protein 1 isoform X2 yields the protein MSENSSDSDSSCGWTVINHEGSDIETVNSENGVANESPEFASEEYTALVQVEHQELPLDQEGNREGGTMLMGETTYLALEEANSVLETEREKSPDDNVYFGAISDDSDIVTLEPPKLEEIGAQEEVIIVKDIQGPEDFNLGSSSSSQYTFCQPDTVTKERWWEKLWKIPEYIRGWDDQLKHHVPSQLFQVFPSRPTDDESSSDETSHQPSPAMRRRRARKKTVSCSESEDRPPNEHESDSLREQVHQRHFSSGLNKCIILALVIAISMGFGHFYGTIQIQKRQELVRKIHAEELSDMKDYLYQCQQEQGSSGDKSLRENLASCLRLTEVEKIAFETQKKSLATENHHLRLSLEKEEKALSSLQEELRKLREQIRNLEDKETSTELIVSENQKLKQHLEEEKRKTHSFLSQKETLLAEAQMLRKELEKERQTTIALREELDLLSSKQSSGDADSPSTLTENKEIEILRGRLAELEWKLTFEQQRSDLWERLYVEAKDQNGRQENSEKNKSSKGTNKAKKSKDTLFGSVKETFDAMKNSTKEFVRHHKEKIKQAKEAVKENLKKFSDSVKSTFSHFKDTTKNIFDEKGNKKFGDKRDEATKKAKTVYREYLHPQPRPPSKNTHHKSPDHKRSGRKQKSVQFETFGKNTNSQKCSMSQDSVRNYHFLKNPSDLFECGHQEKPPVQFETFGKNTNSQKGTTDKDCVKNHRLTKGCSGVFECAHQEFVSLFNRVLDPVRIDEFNQLMQRYVQQEVNDFHHWGELQQFINKFFHNSVFIHDQMLFTDFVNDVKDYLEDMKEYQVDNHGVFEDLDDYIYRHFFGDTFSPQYGPSRPDKKHRMVNIENSRHRKQEQKYPQPQHYKREGKWHKHGRSNGRHTANLEIELGQLPFDPKY from the exons ATGTCTGAAAACTCCAGTGACAGTGATTCATCTTGTGGTTGGACTGTCATCAATCATGAG GGGTCTGATATAGAGACAGTGAATTCTGAAAATGGTGTAGCAAATGAAAGCCCTGAGTTTGCATCAGAAGAGTACACAGCTTTAGTGCAAGTAGAACATCAGGAACTGCCTTTAGATCAAGAAG GAAATAGAGAAGGTGGTACAATGTTAATGGGAGAAACTACTTATCTAGCTTTGGAAGAAGCCAACTCAGTCCTTGAG acagagagagaaaaatcacCTGATGACAATGTCTATTTTGGGGCTATCAGTGATGATTCTGACATCGTTACCCTTGAACCACCTAAGTTAGAAGAAATTGGAGCACAAGAAGAAGTCATAATTGTTAAGGACATTCAGGGTCCTGAAGATTTTAACTTAGGCTCTTCCTCTAGTAGCCAGTATACATTCTGTCAGCCAGATACTG tcACAAAAGAAAGGTGgtgggagaagctgtggaagaTTCCAGAGTACATAAGGGGATGGGATGATCAACTGAAACACCACGTTCCGAGCCAACTCTTTCAAG tatttccaTCTCGGCCTACTGACGATGAATCAAGTAGCGATGAAACAAGTCATCAACCCAGTCCTGCAATGAGAAGACGACGTGCTAGAAAGAAGACAGTTTCTTGTTCAGAATCTGAGGATAGACCACCTAATGAACACGAATCTGATTCTCTCAGGGAACAGGTGCATCAACGCCACTTCAGTAGCGGCCTCAACAAGTGCATTATACTAGCTTTGGTGATTGCAATCAGCATGGGTTTTGGACATTTCTATG GTACCATTCAGATTCAAAAACGTCAAGAACTAGTCAGAAAGATACATGCCGAAGAATTGAGTGATATGAAGGATTATCTTTACCAGTGTCAGCAAGAACAAGGGTCTTCTGGTGATAAG tcACTGAGAGAAAATCTTGCATCATGTTTGAGACTTACTGAGGTAGAGAAGATAGCCTTTGAAACACAGAAGAAAAGCCTTGCTACAGAAAACCACCATTTAAGACTGTctctggagaaggaagaaaaagctttgTCCTCCTTACAGGaagagttaaggaaactaagggaaCAGATTCGGAATTTGGAAGATAAAGAAACAAGTACTGAATTGATAGTTTCTGAAAATCAAAAACTTAAACAGCATTTAGAAGAGGAAAAGCGAAAGACTCATAGCTTTCTCAGTCAGAAGGAGACCCTGTTGGCAGAAGCACAGATGCTAAGGAAGGAACTAGAAAAAGAACGACAAACAACCATTGCCTTAAGGGAAGAACTGGATCTTTTAAGCAGTAAGCAGTCATCCGGTGATGCAGACTCTCCCAGTACATTGActgaaaataaggaaatagaaattttACGAGGAAGACTAGCAGAGTTGGAATGGAAGCTAACCTTTGAACAACAACGATCTGATTTGTGGGAAAGATTATATGTTGAAGCAAAAGATCAAAATGGAAGACaagaaaacagtgaaaaaaataaaagtagcaaGGGTACTAACAAGGCTAAGAAGTCTAAAGATACCTTGTTTGGTTCAGTTAAGGAAACTTTTGATGCCATGAAGAATTCAACAAAGGAGTTTGTAAGGCACCATAAAGAAAAGATTAAACAGGCTAAAGAAGCTGTTaaggaaaacttaaaaaaattttcagattCTGTTAAGTCTACCTTCAGCCATTTCAAAGATACCACCAAAAATATCTTTGATGAAAAGGGCAATAAAAAATTTGGAGATAAAAGAGATGAAGCAACTAAAAAAGCCAAAACTGTTTATCGTGAATATTTGCATCCTCAACCTAGACCGCCTTCCAAAAACACACATCATAAAAGTCCTGATCATAAAAGATCAGGAAGAAAACAGAAGTCAGTACAGTTTGAAACATTTGGGAAGAACACAAATTCACAGAAATGCAGCATGAGCCAAGACTCAGTAAGaaattaccattttttaaaaaacccttctgATTTGTTTGAATGTGGTCATCAGGAAAAGCCACCAGTTCAGTTTGAAACCTTTGGTAAAAACACAAACTCCCAGAAAGGCACCACTGACAAAGACTGTGTGAAAAATCATCGTCTAACAAAAGGCTGTTCTGGTGTTTTTGAATGTGCTCATCAGGAATTTGTTAGCCTTTTCAACAGAGTATTAGACCCTGTAAGAATAGATGAATTTAATCAGTTAATGCAAAGATATGTACAGCAAGAAGTAAATGACTTCCATCATTGGGGAGAACTTCAGCAGTTCATCAATAAGTTTTTCCATAACAGTGTCTTTATTCATGATCAGATGTTATTCACTGACTTTGTTAATGATGTTAAAGATTATCTTGAAGACATGAAGGAATATCAAGTAGATAATCATGGAGTATTTGAGGATTTGGATGACTATATATATAGACATTTCTTTGGTGACACATTTTCCCCTCAGTATGGACCCAG TCGCCCTGATAAAAAGCATCGTATGGTTAATATTGAAAACTCCAGGCATCGAAAACAAGAGCAGAAGTACCCTCAGCCACAGCATTATAAGAGGGAAGGTAAATGGCATAAACATGGTCGAAGTAATGGAAGACACACGGCAAACCTTGAAATAGAATTGGGGCAGTTACCTTTTGACCCAAAATATTGA
- the CCPG1 gene encoding cell cycle progression protein 1 isoform X4, whose amino-acid sequence MSENSSDSDSSCGWTVINHEGSDIETVNSENGVANESPEFASEEYTALVQVEHQELPLDQEGNREGGTMLMGETTYLALEEANSVLETEREKSPDDNVYFGAISDDSDIVTLEPPKLEEIGAQEEVIIVKDIQGPEDFNLGSSSSSQYTFCQPDTVFPSRPTDDESSSDETSHQPSPAMRRRRARKKTVSCSESEDRPPNEHESDSLREQVHQRHFSSGLNKCIILALVIAISMGFGHFYGTIQIQKRQELVRKIHAEELSDMKDYLYQCQQEQGSSGDKSLRENLASCLRLTEVEKIAFETQKKSLATENHHLRLSLEKEEKALSSLQEELRKLREQIRNLEDKETSTELIVSENQKLKQHLEEEKRKTHSFLSQKETLLAEAQMLRKELEKERQTTIALREELDLLSSKQSSGDADSPSTLTENKEIEILRGRLAELEWKLTFEQQRSDLWERLYVEAKDQNGRQENSEKNKSSKGTNKAKKSKDTLFGSVKETFDAMKNSTKEFVRHHKEKIKQAKEAVKENLKKFSDSVKSTFSHFKDTTKNIFDEKGNKKFGDKRDEATKKAKTVYREYLHPQPRPPSKNTHHKSPDHKRSGRKQKSVQFETFGKNTNSQKCSMSQDSVRNYHFLKNPSDLFECGHQEKPPVQFETFGKNTNSQKGTTDKDCVKNHRLTKGCSGVFECAHQEFVSLFNRVLDPVRIDEFNQLMQRYVQQEVNDFHHWGELQQFINKFFHNSVFIHDQMLFTDFVNDVKDYLEDMKEYQVDNHGVFEDLDDYIYRHFFGDTFSPQYGPSRPDKKHRMVNIENSRHRKQEQKYPQPQHYKREGKWHKHGRSNGRHTANLEIELGQLPFDPKY is encoded by the exons ATGTCTGAAAACTCCAGTGACAGTGATTCATCTTGTGGTTGGACTGTCATCAATCATGAG GGGTCTGATATAGAGACAGTGAATTCTGAAAATGGTGTAGCAAATGAAAGCCCTGAGTTTGCATCAGAAGAGTACACAGCTTTAGTGCAAGTAGAACATCAGGAACTGCCTTTAGATCAAGAAG GAAATAGAGAAGGTGGTACAATGTTAATGGGAGAAACTACTTATCTAGCTTTGGAAGAAGCCAACTCAGTCCTTGAG acagagagagaaaaatcacCTGATGACAATGTCTATTTTGGGGCTATCAGTGATGATTCTGACATCGTTACCCTTGAACCACCTAAGTTAGAAGAAATTGGAGCACAAGAAGAAGTCATAATTGTTAAGGACATTCAGGGTCCTGAAGATTTTAACTTAGGCTCTTCCTCTAGTAGCCAGTATACATTCTGTCAGCCAGATACTG tatttccaTCTCGGCCTACTGACGATGAATCAAGTAGCGATGAAACAAGTCATCAACCCAGTCCTGCAATGAGAAGACGACGTGCTAGAAAGAAGACAGTTTCTTGTTCAGAATCTGAGGATAGACCACCTAATGAACACGAATCTGATTCTCTCAGGGAACAGGTGCATCAACGCCACTTCAGTAGCGGCCTCAACAAGTGCATTATACTAGCTTTGGTGATTGCAATCAGCATGGGTTTTGGACATTTCTATG GTACCATTCAGATTCAAAAACGTCAAGAACTAGTCAGAAAGATACATGCCGAAGAATTGAGTGATATGAAGGATTATCTTTACCAGTGTCAGCAAGAACAAGGGTCTTCTGGTGATAAG tcACTGAGAGAAAATCTTGCATCATGTTTGAGACTTACTGAGGTAGAGAAGATAGCCTTTGAAACACAGAAGAAAAGCCTTGCTACAGAAAACCACCATTTAAGACTGTctctggagaaggaagaaaaagctttgTCCTCCTTACAGGaagagttaaggaaactaagggaaCAGATTCGGAATTTGGAAGATAAAGAAACAAGTACTGAATTGATAGTTTCTGAAAATCAAAAACTTAAACAGCATTTAGAAGAGGAAAAGCGAAAGACTCATAGCTTTCTCAGTCAGAAGGAGACCCTGTTGGCAGAAGCACAGATGCTAAGGAAGGAACTAGAAAAAGAACGACAAACAACCATTGCCTTAAGGGAAGAACTGGATCTTTTAAGCAGTAAGCAGTCATCCGGTGATGCAGACTCTCCCAGTACATTGActgaaaataaggaaatagaaattttACGAGGAAGACTAGCAGAGTTGGAATGGAAGCTAACCTTTGAACAACAACGATCTGATTTGTGGGAAAGATTATATGTTGAAGCAAAAGATCAAAATGGAAGACaagaaaacagtgaaaaaaataaaagtagcaaGGGTACTAACAAGGCTAAGAAGTCTAAAGATACCTTGTTTGGTTCAGTTAAGGAAACTTTTGATGCCATGAAGAATTCAACAAAGGAGTTTGTAAGGCACCATAAAGAAAAGATTAAACAGGCTAAAGAAGCTGTTaaggaaaacttaaaaaaattttcagattCTGTTAAGTCTACCTTCAGCCATTTCAAAGATACCACCAAAAATATCTTTGATGAAAAGGGCAATAAAAAATTTGGAGATAAAAGAGATGAAGCAACTAAAAAAGCCAAAACTGTTTATCGTGAATATTTGCATCCTCAACCTAGACCGCCTTCCAAAAACACACATCATAAAAGTCCTGATCATAAAAGATCAGGAAGAAAACAGAAGTCAGTACAGTTTGAAACATTTGGGAAGAACACAAATTCACAGAAATGCAGCATGAGCCAAGACTCAGTAAGaaattaccattttttaaaaaacccttctgATTTGTTTGAATGTGGTCATCAGGAAAAGCCACCAGTTCAGTTTGAAACCTTTGGTAAAAACACAAACTCCCAGAAAGGCACCACTGACAAAGACTGTGTGAAAAATCATCGTCTAACAAAAGGCTGTTCTGGTGTTTTTGAATGTGCTCATCAGGAATTTGTTAGCCTTTTCAACAGAGTATTAGACCCTGTAAGAATAGATGAATTTAATCAGTTAATGCAAAGATATGTACAGCAAGAAGTAAATGACTTCCATCATTGGGGAGAACTTCAGCAGTTCATCAATAAGTTTTTCCATAACAGTGTCTTTATTCATGATCAGATGTTATTCACTGACTTTGTTAATGATGTTAAAGATTATCTTGAAGACATGAAGGAATATCAAGTAGATAATCATGGAGTATTTGAGGATTTGGATGACTATATATATAGACATTTCTTTGGTGACACATTTTCCCCTCAGTATGGACCCAG TCGCCCTGATAAAAAGCATCGTATGGTTAATATTGAAAACTCCAGGCATCGAAAACAAGAGCAGAAGTACCCTCAGCCACAGCATTATAAGAGGGAAGGTAAATGGCATAAACATGGTCGAAGTAATGGAAGACACACGGCAAACCTTGAAATAGAATTGGGGCAGTTACCTTTTGACCCAAAATATTGA